Proteins from one Telopea speciosissima isolate NSW1024214 ecotype Mountain lineage chromosome 1, Tspe_v1, whole genome shotgun sequence genomic window:
- the LOC122671211 gene encoding ethylene-responsive transcription factor ERF024, which yields MTTYPLPGHISQAALVFELAITRSIPHLSLPYRMQFSSNCSSSSDITAKAASAAGRHPVYRGVRRRSSGKWVSEIREPKKPNRIWLGSFPTPEMAAVAYDVAALALKGRDAELNFPASASFLPVPASTSPRDIQTAAASAAAATGAATDSLLESRGGHSKGSREETHQLNNLGLLDAHPPVVNAEYMDEEMIFDMPNILVNMAEGMLLSPPRLDLASVDDADNNAGDHNNLWHYP from the exons atgaccacttacccactgcctGGACACATTTCCCAAG cTGCTCTGGTGTTCGAGTTGGCAATCACAAGGAGTATCCCTCATCTCTCCCTGCCTTACAGAATGCAGTTCAGCTCCAACTG cagcagcagcagtgaCATTACTGCTAAGGCTGCCTCCGCCGCCGGGCGCCACCCAGTTTACCGTGGAGTGCGGCGGCGGAGCAGTGGGAAATGGGTATCTGAAATCAGAGAACCCAAGAAGCCAAATCGAATCTGGCTTGGTTCATTCCCAACCCCAGAAATGGCTGCTGTTGCTTACGATGTTGCGGCACTTGCACTGAAAGGTCGTGATGCAGAGCTAAACTTCCCAGCTTCTGCATCATTCTTACCAGTTCCAGCTTCAACTTCCCCACGTGACATCCAAACAGCTGCTGCCAGTGCTGCTGCGGCTACCGGTGCTGCGACTGATTCCCTACTAGAGTCAAGGGGGGGACACAGCAAGGGTAGTAGGGAAGAAACCCACCAGCTGAACAATTTAGGATTATTAGATGCTCATCCTCCGGTTGTTAATGCTGAGTACATGGACGAGGAAATGATCTTTGACATGCCAAACATTCTAGTGAATATGGCTGAAGGGATGCTTCTCAGCCCTCCTCGCTTGGACTTGGCTTCTGTTGACGATGCTGATAACAACGCAGGCGATCACAACAACCTCTGGCATTACCCTTAA